One genomic window of Mucilaginibacter sp. SJ includes the following:
- a CDS encoding TonB-dependent receptor: MKLKIFVLSISILLSNARLYAQQKTISGTVIDSATRMPVNGVTVVLNPVNQTAITSETGYFSYRNVGPAALSLTITAVGYQKKVIPLTGYGLKPLICLSPKQTLLTDVVITANNPNPYKAISETDIKLRGVSNSQEVLRIVPGLFIGQHQGGGKAEQIFLRGFDNDHGTDINMSVDGMPINMVSQAHGQGYADSHFIIPETIESTNYQKGMYNAEKGDLAVTGFVNFNTANAISANQIKIEGGQFNTYRVFGMVNLLGEKAKVNNQSWYAASEYRYSDSYFDNPQHFKRFNFFTKYHGRLNADNWLTVSTSALSSAWKASGQIPESAVNEDVVGFYGALDPNEGGTTSRINVNAQLLTGLSNHDILENQFYYSRYKFDLHTNFTFYLADTVHGDEIRQRESRNLYGYNGSYLHEAYIGSTRLTTEAGINIRLDITKGSELSHTVNNFTVIDPIKLGDITELNAGAYLNEMFRFSSKFSMNAGLRFDQFYYRYNNKLATDSTLNGIGIYTANNNAVSPKLNFYYQVNDKTQLYLLTGKGFHSNDTRVVVAQGGLQTLPAAYGADLGTVFKPAKNLLFNAALWYSYLQKEYVYGGDGGSVEFSGRTRRIGFDLSGRYQPLKSLYFDADVNYAHGRSLDDPAGANYIPLAPVWSSTGGITYIFKYGFNGSLRYRYLGDRAANADYSLIARGYFINDLVLNYTRPKYEIGLTINNLFNVKWKETQFETVTRLKNQAPVDGIAFTAGTKFAALVHLSYFFK, translated from the coding sequence ATGAAACTTAAAATATTTGTCTTAAGCATATCAATATTATTGAGTAACGCAAGGCTGTATGCGCAGCAAAAAACTATCTCGGGAACGGTTATTGACAGCGCCACCCGCATGCCGGTTAATGGTGTTACCGTTGTTTTAAATCCGGTAAACCAAACAGCTATTACCAGCGAAACCGGATACTTTTCTTACAGGAACGTGGGGCCGGCGGCACTGTCCCTTACAATTACCGCCGTGGGCTACCAAAAAAAAGTTATTCCACTTACCGGGTATGGCCTTAAGCCCCTGATATGCCTGAGCCCAAAACAGACCTTATTAACCGATGTGGTGATCACTGCTAATAACCCGAACCCTTATAAAGCCATCAGCGAAACAGATATAAAATTACGCGGGGTTTCTAATTCGCAGGAAGTGCTGCGCATAGTTCCGGGCCTGTTTATTGGCCAGCACCAGGGCGGCGGTAAGGCGGAGCAGATTTTTTTGAGGGGATTTGACAATGATCATGGTACCGACATCAATATGAGCGTTGATGGTATGCCGATCAATATGGTATCGCAGGCGCATGGACAGGGTTATGCAGATAGTCATTTTATCATCCCCGAAACGATTGAAAGCACCAATTATCAAAAAGGCATGTATAATGCAGAAAAAGGCGACCTCGCCGTGACCGGATTTGTGAACTTTAACACAGCCAACGCGATCAGTGCTAACCAAATCAAAATAGAAGGCGGACAGTTTAATACATACCGGGTATTTGGCATGGTCAACCTGCTCGGCGAAAAAGCTAAAGTCAATAACCAGTCCTGGTATGCCGCTTCAGAATACCGCTACAGCGATAGTTATTTTGATAACCCTCAACACTTTAAGCGTTTCAATTTTTTCACCAAATATCATGGCAGGTTAAACGCTGATAATTGGCTAACGGTTAGCACTTCTGCTTTATCGAGTGCATGGAAAGCATCAGGCCAGATTCCGGAAAGCGCGGTAAACGAAGATGTCGTTGGTTTTTATGGTGCGCTTGATCCCAATGAAGGAGGTACAACATCGCGCATCAATGTAAATGCACAGCTTTTAACCGGGCTTTCAAATCATGACATCCTCGAAAATCAATTTTATTATTCGCGGTATAAATTTGATCTGCATACCAATTTTACGTTTTACCTGGCAGATACAGTTCATGGTGATGAGATCCGTCAACGGGAATCGCGCAATTTGTACGGCTATAACGGCAGTTACCTTCATGAAGCCTACATAGGCAGCACCAGGCTGACAACGGAAGCAGGGATCAATATCCGGCTGGATATAACCAAAGGTTCCGAACTGTCTCATACGGTCAATAACTTTACGGTTATCGATCCAATTAAATTGGGTGACATTACCGAATTGAATGCAGGGGCTTATCTGAATGAAATGTTCCGGTTCAGCTCAAAGTTTTCCATGAATGCCGGTTTAAGGTTCGATCAGTTTTATTACCGGTATAATAATAAACTGGCTACCGACAGCACACTTAACGGTATCGGTATTTATACCGCCAATAATAATGCAGTGAGCCCCAAATTGAATTTTTATTACCAGGTTAATGACAAAACCCAGCTTTATTTATTAACCGGGAAAGGTTTTCACTCCAATGATACACGGGTGGTTGTAGCTCAGGGAGGGTTGCAAACTTTGCCCGCAGCATACGGTGCCGATTTGGGCACAGTATTTAAACCTGCCAAAAACCTGTTATTTAACGCTGCCTTATGGTACAGTTACCTGCAAAAAGAATATGTATATGGTGGTGATGGCGGTTCGGTAGAGTTTAGTGGCCGTACCCGCCGCATTGGTTTTGACCTGTCCGGACGTTACCAGCCACTCAAATCCTTGTATTTTGATGCGGATGTAAATTACGCACACGGGCGCTCGCTGGATGACCCGGCAGGGGCAAACTATATTCCTTTAGCACCTGTTTGGAGCAGCACGGGTGGCATAACTTATATTTTTAAATACGGCTTTAACGGAAGCCTGCGCTACCGGTATCTTGGCGACCGCGCAGCAAATGCCGATTACAGCCTGATTGCCAGGGGCTATTTCATTAATGACCTGGTATTGAATTATACCCGGCCCAAATATGAAATTGGCTTAACCATAAATAATCTGTTCAATGTAAAGTGGAAGGAAACTCAATTTGAAACAGTTACCCGGTTAAAAAACCAGGCGCCTGTTGATGGAATAGCTTTTACAGCAGGAACAAAGTTCGCAGCTCTGGTACATCTCAGTTATTTCTTTAAATAA
- a CDS encoding RNA polymerase sigma factor — MQSKLSDIELIEQTLAGNRFAYADLVKRHQRFVFTLAMRFAKGREDAEEIAQDCFVKAYRSLASFQGQSKFSTWLYSIVYTTAMTFLRKKRVDTDSIDDEGTFVQVESHESAYDTNNAENKSRSYYLNQAIEQLLPDDATIITLFYKGEQSLEEIAQTMGIETNTVKVKLFRARQRLKEKLERNLKHEVKELI; from the coding sequence ATGCAGAGCAAGCTTTCAGATATCGAACTTATTGAGCAAACCCTGGCTGGTAACCGGTTCGCGTACGCTGACTTGGTTAAACGGCACCAACGTTTTGTTTTTACACTGGCCATGCGTTTTGCAAAGGGCCGGGAAGATGCTGAGGAGATTGCGCAGGATTGTTTTGTGAAAGCTTACCGCTCGCTGGCTTCGTTCCAGGGGCAGTCGAAATTTAGTACATGGCTATATAGTATAGTTTATACTACAGCTATGACATTTTTAAGAAAGAAACGGGTGGATACCGATTCGATTGATGATGAAGGTACATTTGTGCAGGTTGAGAGCCATGAATCGGCATATGATACCAACAACGCAGAAAATAAATCGCGGTCATATTACCTGAACCAGGCAATTGAGCAATTACTGCCCGATGATGCCACTATTATTACCCTGTTTTATAAAGGGGAGCAATCGTTAGAAGAAATTGCCCAAACAATGGGTATTGAAACAAATACCGTTAAGGTTAAACTATTTAGGGCACGCCAGCGTTTGAAAGAAAAGCTGGAGCGCAATTTAAAACACGAGGTAAAAGAACTGATATGA